In Pasteurella multocida subsp. multocida OH4807, a genomic segment contains:
- the holA gene encoding DNA polymerase III subunit delta (COG1466 DNA polymerase III, delta subunit): protein MNRIFTEQLGSSLANRLAKVYYLVGQDPLLLNESQDLISQSALSQGFDEKNIIQIDTNTNWNDIFERCQSIGLFFNKQILFLNLPENLTASVQQYLQELVSLLNEDVLLVLQFPKLAKATEKQKWFIELNHYEPHAISVNCQTPNIEQLPRWIHNRAATMGLNIEEQAVQLLCYNHENNLLALKQSLQLLALLYPDNKLTYQRVQTTVEQASVFTPFQWVDALLEGKTKRAQRILEELKGEDIQPIILLRTLQRDLMTLLELAKPTHRIAIEAHLPTQQLREQFDYLKVWQTRRPLFTQAFQRLTYKQLYLIFQQLAELERLAKQDFSTDLWEKIAELSIMISLPHP from the coding sequence ATGAACCGTATTTTTACTGAACAACTCGGATCTTCGCTCGCAAATCGACTGGCAAAAGTCTATTATTTAGTGGGACAAGATCCATTATTGCTCAATGAAAGCCAAGATTTGATCAGTCAATCTGCGCTAAGCCAAGGATTTGATGAAAAAAACATCATTCAAATTGATACCAACACAAATTGGAATGATATTTTTGAGCGTTGCCAATCGATAGGATTATTTTTTAATAAACAAATCCTGTTTCTCAATTTACCAGAAAACCTCACCGCATCCGTACAACAGTATTTGCAAGAATTAGTCAGTTTACTCAACGAAGATGTGCTACTGGTATTACAATTCCCGAAACTCGCTAAAGCAACAGAAAAGCAAAAATGGTTTATTGAGCTTAATCACTACGAACCACACGCCATTTCAGTAAATTGCCAAACACCAAATATTGAACAACTTCCACGTTGGATTCATAACCGGGCAGCAACAATGGGGCTTAACATTGAAGAACAAGCGGTACAATTGCTCTGTTATAACCATGAAAATAATTTACTAGCCTTAAAACAAAGCCTACAATTACTGGCTTTGCTCTACCCTGACAATAAATTAACTTATCAACGTGTACAAACAACTGTTGAACAAGCCTCTGTATTCACCCCTTTCCAATGGGTTGATGCTTTATTAGAAGGGAAAACAAAACGTGCTCAGCGTATCTTAGAAGAATTAAAGGGCGAAGACATCCAACCGATTATTCTCCTACGCACGTTACAACGCGATCTCATGACATTATTAGAACTCGCTAAACCGACACATCGCATCGCAATTGAAGCACACTTACCAACTCAACAACTTCGTGAACAATTCGACTATTTAAAAGTGTGGCAAACCCGCCGTCCGCTTTTTACACAGGCATTCCAACGTTTAACCTATAAACAACTTTACCTTATTTTCCAGCAGCTCGCCGAGTTAGAACGTTTAGCAAAACAGGATTTCAGTACAGATCTTTGGGAAAAAATCGCTGAATTAAGTATCATGATTTCTCTCCCACATCCCTAA
- a CDS encoding DNA adenine methylase (COG0338 Site-specific DNA methylase) — MPPCRKQPIKAKRLGFKKNISLPTIKYRPFLKWAGGKYRLADEINKVLPKKNQCLIEPFVGAGAVFLNTNFERYILADINPDLIHLFNFVKADVEGYITSCKAIFFHPDANTSAYYYARRAQFNASQDAFERAVIFLYLNRFCFNGLCRYNSKNEFNVPFGAYKRHYFPESELRYFAEKAQKAEFICADFQHTFSLADDKSVIYCDPPYAPLIQESNFTNYAGNEFSFQHQKQLAELAHKTATERHIPVVISNHDTKFTREIYQAAKLKAIKVQRSISYQSERRVKVAELIAVFQTMVK; from the coding sequence ATGCCGCCTTGCCGAAAACAGCCTATTAAAGCAAAACGCTTAGGTTTCAAAAAAAATATTTCATTACCGACAATAAAATACCGTCCATTTTTAAAATGGGCGGGGGGAAAATATCGTTTAGCGGATGAAATCAATAAAGTTTTACCCAAAAAAAATCAATGTTTAATTGAGCCTTTTGTTGGTGCGGGGGCTGTGTTTTTAAATACCAATTTTGAACGATATATCTTGGCGGATATTAATCCTGATTTAATCCATTTGTTTAATTTTGTTAAAGCAGATGTTGAAGGTTATATCACATCATGTAAGGCTATTTTTTTTCACCCTGATGCGAATACAAGTGCGTATTATTATGCACGAAGAGCACAATTTAATGCTTCGCAAGATGCCTTTGAACGTGCAGTGATCTTTTTGTATTTAAACCGATTCTGTTTTAATGGGTTATGTCGTTATAACTCAAAAAATGAGTTTAATGTGCCTTTTGGTGCTTATAAAAGGCATTATTTCCCAGAAAGTGAATTACGTTATTTTGCAGAAAAAGCGCAGAAAGCCGAGTTCATTTGTGCTGATTTTCAGCATACGTTTTCTTTAGCGGATGATAAATCTGTGATCTATTGTGATCCCCCTTATGCGCCACTTATCCAAGAAAGTAATTTTACAAACTATGCAGGTAATGAATTTTCATTTCAACATCAAAAACAGCTTGCAGAGCTCGCACATAAAACCGCAACAGAACGTCATATCCCAGTCGTGATTTCAAATCATGATACGAAATTTACACGTGAAATCTACCAGGCGGCTAAATTGAAAGCGATTAAAGTTCAACGTTCAATCAGCTATCAATCCGAGAGGCGTGTCAAAGTCGCAGAATTAATTGCTGTTTTTCAGACGATGGTAAAATAG
- a CDS encoding preprotein translocase subunit SecA (COG0653 Preprotein translocase subunit SecA (ATPase, RNA helicase)): MFRSILTKVFGSRNDRILRRLNKIVIKINKLETEFEALDDEALKAKTAEFKARLTQGETLEQLLPEAFATVREASKRVLGMRHFDVQLLGGMVLTNRCIAEMRTGEGKTLTATLPCYLNALTGKGVHVVTVNDYLARRDAETNRPLFEFLGMTVGVNVPGLSPEQKREAYAADVTYATNSELGFDYLRDNLAHSAEERFQRHLHYALVDEVDSILIDEARTPLIISGQAEDSSELYMTVDKLIPNLVKQDKEDSEEYQGEGDFTLDLKTKQAHLTERGQEKVENWLTAQGLMTEQESLYSPSKISLLHHVYAALRAHTLFERDVDYIVKDGEIVIVDEHTGRTMAGRRWSDGLHQAIEAKEGVRIQSENQTVASITYQNYFRLYEKLAGMTGTADTEAFEFQQIYGLETIVVPTNRPMIRDDRTDIMFENEEYKFNAIIDDIKDCVARNQPVLVGTISIEKSELLSNALKKAGIKHNVLNAKFHAQEAEIVANAGYPGAVTIATNMAGRGTDIVLGGNWKAEVAKLDNPTQEQIDAIHSAWQARHDIVKAAGGLHIIGTERHESRRIDNQLRGRSGRQGDPGSSRFYLSLDDALMRIYLNEGKLNLMRKAFSTAGEAMESKMLTKVIASAQAKVEAHNFDGRKNLLEFDDVANDQRHAIYAQRNTLLDNENISDTIDVIREDVFNQVIDQYIPPQSLEEMWDVAGLEQRLKQDFALDLPLAKWLEEDNHFDEDALRQRVLETAVAEYKQKEAIVGEQTMRHFEKGVMLQTLDELWKEHLSAMDHLRRGIHLRGYAQKDPKQEYKKECFQMFTDMLDALKLSVVTTLSRVQVRTQEEVEQAERMRQETARRENAAMHYSGDSDEQHEDLSNERRVGRNELCPCGSGKKYKHCHGSKAKY, encoded by the coding sequence ATGTTTAGAAGTATTCTCACAAAAGTTTTTGGTAGCCGTAACGATCGTATTTTACGTCGTTTAAATAAAATTGTTATTAAGATTAATAAGTTAGAAACTGAATTTGAAGCGTTAGATGATGAGGCATTAAAAGCAAAAACGGCAGAGTTTAAAGCTCGTTTAACGCAAGGCGAAACGTTAGAACAGCTTTTACCAGAAGCCTTTGCTACGGTGCGTGAAGCCAGTAAACGTGTTTTAGGTATGCGACATTTCGATGTGCAATTATTAGGTGGTATGGTGTTGACTAATCGTTGTATTGCAGAGATGCGTACAGGGGAAGGGAAAACGCTCACAGCAACTTTACCTTGCTATCTTAATGCGTTGACAGGTAAAGGTGTACATGTTGTGACTGTGAATGATTACCTTGCGCGTCGCGATGCTGAAACAAACCGTCCACTCTTTGAGTTTTTAGGTATGACTGTTGGGGTTAATGTACCTGGCTTATCGCCTGAACAAAAGCGTGAGGCGTATGCTGCCGACGTGACTTATGCAACGAACAGTGAATTAGGTTTCGATTATTTACGTGATAATTTAGCACATAGTGCAGAAGAACGTTTTCAGCGTCATTTACATTATGCATTGGTGGATGAAGTTGACTCGATTTTAATTGATGAAGCACGTACGCCATTGATTATTTCTGGACAAGCGGAAGACAGTTCAGAATTGTATATGACAGTAGATAAACTGATTCCTAATTTAGTCAAACAAGATAAAGAAGACAGCGAGGAATACCAAGGAGAAGGTGACTTCACGTTAGACTTAAAAACTAAGCAGGCACATTTAACAGAGCGTGGACAAGAGAAAGTAGAAAATTGGCTAACAGCACAAGGTTTAATGACGGAGCAAGAATCACTTTATTCTCCTTCTAAGATTTCATTATTGCATCATGTTTATGCCGCATTACGTGCACACACTTTATTTGAACGAGATGTGGATTACATTGTGAAAGACGGTGAGATCGTGATCGTTGATGAGCACACTGGACGTACGATGGCGGGACGCCGTTGGTCTGATGGATTACACCAAGCGATTGAGGCAAAAGAAGGAGTGCGTATTCAGAGTGAAAACCAAACCGTTGCCTCGATTACTTACCAGAACTATTTCCGTTTGTATGAAAAATTAGCGGGAATGACAGGGACAGCCGATACTGAGGCTTTTGAATTTCAACAAATTTATGGTTTGGAAACCATTGTAGTACCGACTAATCGACCAATGATCCGTGATGATCGCACGGATATTATGTTCGAAAATGAAGAATATAAGTTTAATGCGATTATTGACGATATCAAAGACTGTGTTGCACGTAACCAACCTGTTTTAGTGGGAACGATATCGATTGAAAAATCGGAGTTATTATCTAATGCGCTGAAAAAAGCGGGGATTAAACACAATGTGTTGAATGCAAAATTCCACGCACAAGAAGCAGAAATTGTAGCAAACGCGGGTTATCCTGGTGCAGTAACAATCGCCACGAATATGGCAGGGCGTGGTACAGATATCGTGTTAGGTGGTAACTGGAAGGCTGAAGTTGCGAAGTTAGATAATCCTACTCAAGAACAAATTGATGCGATTCATTCTGCTTGGCAAGCACGCCATGATATTGTGAAAGCCGCAGGTGGATTACACATTATTGGGACTGAGCGTCATGAATCTCGTCGTATTGATAATCAGTTACGTGGTCGTTCTGGCCGTCAGGGGGACCCAGGTTCTTCTCGTTTTTATTTATCTTTAGATGATGCGTTGATGCGTATTTATTTGAATGAGGGGAAATTAAACTTAATGCGTAAAGCATTCAGTACAGCAGGCGAAGCGATGGAGTCTAAAATGCTCACGAAAGTGATCGCTTCTGCACAAGCAAAAGTTGAAGCGCATAACTTTGATGGGCGTAAAAACTTATTAGAATTTGATGATGTAGCCAATGACCAACGTCATGCGATTTATGCGCAACGCAACACACTGCTCGATAATGAAAATATTTCGGATACGATTGATGTTATTCGTGAAGATGTCTTTAATCAAGTGATTGATCAATATATTCCGCCACAGTCATTAGAAGAAATGTGGGATGTGGCAGGGTTGGAACAACGATTAAAACAAGATTTTGCGTTAGATTTACCTTTAGCTAAATGGTTAGAAGAAGATAATCATTTTGATGAAGATGCATTACGTCAGCGCGTACTCGAGACAGCTGTCGCGGAATACAAACAAAAAGAAGCGATTGTGGGTGAACAAACTATGCGTCATTTTGAGAAAGGGGTGATGCTACAAACACTGGATGAGCTTTGGAAGGAGCACTTGTCTGCTATGGACCATTTACGTCGCGGTATTCACTTACGTGGCTATGCACAGAAAGATCCAAAGCAAGAGTATAAAAAAGAGTGTTTCCAAATGTTTACTGATATGCTTGATGCCTTGAAATTAAGTGTCGTGACCACACTAAGCCGCGTTCAAGTACGCACACAAGAAGAAGTCGAGCAGGCAGAGCGTATGCGTCAAGAAACGGCTCGTCGTGAAAATGCAGCGATGCATTATAGTGGCGATAGTGATGAACAACATGAAGATCTTTCAAACGAACGCCGCGTTGGACGTAATGAACTTTGTCCTTGTGGTTCGGGCAAAAAATATAAGCACTGCCATGGCAGCAAAGCGAAATATTAA
- a CDS encoding ComB, putative produces MAYQINLLPWRQKYYRHQLRLFVLHTGLALLCFLSGYVAFSFLSETLTKKQTEYLTRLQQIDDTLQSVSHHVEQLRQRYRVNETSILVNENLLTHVLNALARLPLEEGELIELRLSEGILDVQGYVANQTEFEHVHQFFLNHPLFQKTELTHFQPEPTQISFQFELLIMEQ; encoded by the coding sequence GTGGCATATCAAATCAATTTGTTACCGTGGCGACAGAAGTATTATCGACATCAGCTCCGTTTATTCGTATTGCATACTGGATTGGCTTTACTGTGTTTTTTGAGTGGCTATGTTGCGTTTTCTTTTTTGTCAGAGACATTGACAAAAAAGCAAACAGAGTATTTGACTCGTTTGCAACAGATTGATGACACTTTACAAAGTGTGTCACATCATGTTGAGCAACTCCGTCAGCGTTATCGAGTCAATGAGACATCAATTCTAGTCAATGAAAACCTGTTAACACATGTATTAAATGCGCTAGCTCGATTACCTTTAGAAGAGGGGGAGTTGATTGAATTACGTTTATCCGAAGGTATTTTAGACGTGCAAGGTTATGTCGCTAACCAAACTGAATTTGAGCATGTACACCAGTTTTTCTTAAATCACCCGTTATTTCAAAAAACGGAATTAACTCATTTTCAGCCTGAACCGACACAAATTTCATTTCAGTTTGAACTATTGATTATGGAGCAATGA
- a CDS encoding fimbrial transporter (COG4796 Type II secretory pathway, component HofQ) — translation MKLDNTTFEQFLHSVAKIKQLTLQKEGELYYLSKSLRSSMSPIEQTSPLYAAQIVAESIKLHYAKAEEVMKSLTSGSGTLLSAQGSISVDARSNALLIQDNMTSLRNIKKLVAEMDKPVEQIVIEARIVTMTDESLKELGVRWGMFNPVEHAHHVAGSLEGQGFHTLSDQLNVNFATNTTPAGSIALQLAKINARLLDLELTALERENNVEIIASPRLLTTNKKSASIKQGTEIPYVLTSGKHNTQSVEFREAVLGLDVTPQISKDNTILLDLVVSQNALGPRVAYEKGEIVSIDKQEINTQVFAKDGETIVLGGVFHDTITKGVDKVPVLGDIPVLKHLFSKESERHQKRELVIFVTPHILRQSIVNVEHEHKGKEGKHL, via the coding sequence ATGAAATTAGACAATACGACATTTGAACAATTTTTACATTCAGTTGCTAAAATTAAACAGCTTACGTTACAAAAAGAAGGCGAGTTATATTATTTGAGCAAGTCTCTCCGTTCGAGCATGAGCCCCATAGAACAAACATCTCCCTTATATGCTGCTCAGATTGTGGCAGAATCAATTAAATTACACTATGCCAAAGCAGAAGAAGTGATGAAGTCCTTAACTTCAGGAAGTGGTACCTTATTATCTGCACAGGGGAGTATCAGTGTTGATGCGCGTAGTAATGCGTTATTGATTCAAGACAATATGACTTCATTGCGTAATATTAAGAAGTTAGTTGCAGAAATGGATAAACCTGTTGAGCAAATTGTTATTGAGGCACGTATTGTGACGATGACAGATGAAAGTTTAAAAGAGCTTGGTGTACGCTGGGGGATGTTTAATCCTGTAGAGCACGCACACCATGTTGCAGGAAGTTTAGAGGGGCAGGGATTTCATACTCTCAGTGATCAATTGAATGTGAATTTCGCGACTAATACTACTCCAGCTGGTTCAATTGCCTTGCAACTGGCTAAAATTAATGCACGATTACTTGATTTAGAGTTAACGGCTTTGGAACGAGAAAATAATGTTGAAATTATTGCTAGTCCTCGTTTACTGACGACAAATAAAAAAAGTGCCAGTATTAAGCAAGGTACAGAAATCCCGTATGTGTTAACTTCAGGTAAACATAATACGCAATCTGTTGAGTTTCGAGAAGCCGTATTAGGACTGGATGTCACACCTCAAATATCAAAAGATAATACTATCTTGTTGGATTTAGTCGTCAGCCAGAATGCATTAGGACCTCGCGTTGCCTATGAGAAAGGTGAAATTGTCTCCATTGACAAACAAGAAATTAATACACAAGTTTTTGCTAAAGATGGTGAAACAATCGTTTTAGGTGGCGTGTTTCATGATACGATAACTAAAGGCGTAGATAAAGTTCCTGTGCTTGGTGATATACCAGTACTAAAACATTTGTTTAGTAAAGAAAGTGAACGCCATCAAAAACGAGAATTAGTGATTTTTGTCACCCCCCACATTTTAAGACAATCAATCGTAAATGTTGAACATGAGCACAAGGGAAAAGAGGGGAAACACTTATAA
- a CDS encoding rare lipoprotein B (COG2980 Rare lipoprotein B): protein MLKQLKRLLLISSIGILTACGFQFQNGGLIPKELRTLTLESSDPYSEMAIVLRKQLQLNNIALVNTEAQVPVLRLNKISTHDQVASIFKHGREAEKVLLLEVEASVKLPNNATFPISAKVNRTFFDNSRAALAKSAEKEVIWHDMREQAARQLITKMVALQHQVQK from the coding sequence ATGTTAAAACAACTTAAACGCCTGTTACTCATTAGTAGCATTGGTATCTTAACCGCCTGTGGCTTCCAATTTCAAAATGGTGGTTTAATTCCAAAAGAATTGCGTACCTTAACATTAGAAAGTAGTGATCCTTATAGTGAAATGGCTATTGTTTTAAGGAAACAACTGCAATTAAATAATATTGCGCTGGTCAACACTGAAGCACAGGTTCCAGTATTACGTTTAAATAAAATTAGTACTCATGACCAAGTAGCATCGATTTTTAAACACGGGCGTGAAGCAGAAAAAGTGTTGTTGTTAGAAGTTGAAGCAAGCGTTAAACTACCAAATAACGCAACCTTCCCAATTTCAGCAAAAGTGAACCGCACTTTCTTTGATAACTCACGTGCAGCCTTAGCAAAATCAGCTGAAAAAGAGGTGATTTGGCATGATATGCGTGAACAAGCAGCACGTCAGCTCATCACCAAAATGGTTGCGCTGCAACACCAAGTTCAAAAATAA
- a CDS encoding protein ComD, whose translation MKKLTALLFLIVPCQLYADPFDKTTRQETAISNQKRELVVSSSCEDALSPFFADNPMHELKLVGVLQQNEEWQALFINPDKQLHSMFVNQWFSKDKMQIINIEPKGVTLSYWKNKQYCTDKAILFIKL comes from the coding sequence ATGAAAAAACTTACCGCACTTTTGTTCCTCATCGTGCCATGTCAGCTCTACGCTGATCCCTTTGATAAAACAACACGGCAGGAGACAGCGATTTCTAATCAAAAGCGGGAGCTTGTCGTTTCGTCTTCCTGTGAAGACGCGTTATCTCCCTTTTTTGCAGACAATCCTATGCATGAGCTGAAATTAGTGGGTGTGTTACAGCAGAACGAGGAATGGCAAGCCCTTTTTATCAATCCAGATAAACAACTGCATTCGATGTTTGTCAATCAATGGTTCAGTAAAGACAAGATGCAAATAATAAACATAGAGCCCAAAGGGGTGACTCTATCTTATTGGAAAAATAAGCAATATTGTACTGACAAAGCAATATTATTCATTAAATTATAA
- a CDS encoding hypothetical protein (COG4701 Uncharacterized protein conserved in bacteria), translating into MRYEKPVKVTELLENSNLAKIMKKGLFLNELNLHLQQHFPKHYQGLYHVANLEQETLYIEVANAMVRQALMFQQNHLLAMVNVNYPEVRTLKFTINPNLSSTK; encoded by the coding sequence ATGAGATATGAAAAACCAGTGAAGGTCACTGAACTACTAGAAAACTCAAATTTAGCTAAAATTATGAAAAAAGGTTTATTTCTCAATGAATTAAACTTACATTTACAACAACACTTCCCCAAACACTATCAAGGCTTATATCACGTTGCCAATTTAGAACAAGAAACGTTGTACATAGAAGTTGCAAATGCAATGGTGCGACAAGCATTAATGTTTCAGCAAAACCATTTATTAGCAATGGTTAACGTCAATTATCCTGAAGTAAGAACACTCAAATTCACAATCAATCCTAACCTATCTTCGACTAAATAA
- the aroB gene encoding 3-dehydroquinate synthase (COG0337 3-dehydroquinate synthetase): protein MLSVNVELKERRYPIYIGAGLLSDENCYPLHAGEKVMIVTNPTIARYYLTEVTHTLEKKGCHVEHVLLPDGEQYKTLDSLNLIFTALLKANHGRDTTIIALGGGVIGDVAGYAAASYQRGVRFIQIPTTLLAQVDSSVGGKTAVNHELGKNMIGAFYQPCTVIVDTLTLQSLPKREVNAGLAEVIKYGAILDAEFFSWLEQHIDRLVALEQEYLQYCIARCCQIKADVVARDETEKGDRALLNLGHTFGHAIETHLGYGNWLHGEAVAVGMMMAAVLSEQLGHLAHEDVARIEKLLVRANLPTVSPDTMQAEDYLPHMLRDKKVLAGKLRLVLLKVLGQAYVAKDIDNARVLDAIRRCSQVD from the coding sequence ATGTTAAGTGTGAATGTTGAGTTAAAAGAACGTCGTTATCCAATTTACATTGGAGCGGGTTTGTTGTCTGATGAAAATTGTTATCCGCTACATGCGGGTGAGAAAGTCATGATCGTGACTAACCCAACTATCGCACGATATTATCTTACCGAAGTGACTCATACTTTAGAAAAAAAAGGATGTCACGTTGAACATGTCCTATTGCCTGATGGGGAGCAATATAAAACACTTGATTCTCTTAACCTTATTTTTACGGCACTTTTGAAAGCAAATCATGGACGTGATACAACTATCATTGCTTTAGGGGGAGGGGTGATTGGTGACGTTGCAGGCTATGCTGCGGCAAGTTATCAACGTGGTGTGCGATTTATCCAAATTCCGACAACCTTACTTGCACAGGTAGATTCTTCTGTTGGTGGAAAAACTGCTGTCAATCATGAGTTAGGTAAAAACATGATTGGGGCGTTTTATCAACCTTGTACGGTTATTGTGGATACCTTGACATTGCAAAGTTTACCGAAACGTGAAGTCAATGCTGGTCTTGCTGAAGTGATTAAATATGGCGCAATTTTGGATGCTGAGTTTTTTTCATGGTTGGAACAACATATTGATCGTTTAGTGGCGTTGGAACAAGAATATTTGCAATACTGTATTGCACGTTGTTGCCAAATAAAAGCGGATGTTGTAGCACGTGATGAAACAGAAAAAGGTGATCGTGCCTTACTTAATTTAGGTCATACATTTGGTCATGCTATTGAGACTCATTTGGGCTATGGGAACTGGTTACATGGTGAAGCAGTAGCAGTAGGGATGATGATGGCAGCAGTGCTATCAGAGCAGTTAGGTCATTTAGCACATGAAGATGTGGCACGTATTGAGAAATTATTAGTTCGTGCAAATTTACCTACTGTCTCACCAGATACCATGCAAGCTGAAGACTATTTACCACATATGCTGCGTGATAAGAAAGTATTAGCGGGTAAATTACGTCTTGTTTTATTGAAAGTATTAGGGCAAGCCTATGTAGCAAAAGATATAGACAATGCACGTGTGTTAGATGCTATTCGTCGTTGCTCACAGGTTGATTAA
- a CDS encoding competence protein C, with protein sequence MTLKYFVHSDKWLIKLLQLPTIKRFLLLMSCVICGWSVLVFQLTMQYQHTKQIERMVLQRQEELQHQQRILATLKQNTQESVLTPELTNEISLINQRIQRISEPIKLQSLQWSFQSTPQLHMQIESNFEDFQDFFRTLLRDVPRLMLFSLELRKAEDNPDVSIYCEVLLQLQQG encoded by the coding sequence ATGACATTGAAGTATTTTGTTCATTCGGATAAATGGTTAATCAAGCTATTACAGTTACCCACTATAAAACGTTTTTTGTTATTAATGTCCTGTGTGATCTGTGGATGGAGCGTTCTTGTATTCCAATTAACGATGCAATATCAACACACTAAGCAAATAGAGCGTATGGTATTGCAGCGACAAGAAGAGTTACAACATCAACAGCGGATTTTAGCTACATTAAAGCAAAATACACAGGAATCCGTCCTGACTCCTGAGTTAACGAATGAGATCAGCTTGATCAACCAGCGTATTCAACGTATTTCAGAACCCATTAAACTTCAGTCATTACAGTGGTCATTTCAATCTACGCCTCAATTACATATGCAAATTGAAAGTAATTTTGAGGATTTTCAGGATTTTTTTAGGACGCTTTTACGGGATGTTCCACGGCTTATGCTGTTTTCGTTGGAGCTTAGGAAAGCAGAAGATAACCCAGACGTTTCAATATACTGTGAAGTGTTATTACAATTACAGCAAGGATAA
- the aroK gene encoding shikimate kinase (COG0703 Shikimate kinase): MAEKRNIFLIGPMGAGKSTIGRQLAQLLNMDFVDSDGEIEQRAGADISWIFDVEGEAGFRKREERIINELTQRQGIVLSTGGGAVLSKENRNHLSARGIVIYLETTVEKQYQRTQRDKKRPLLQEVDDPRQVLEDLAKIRNPLYEEIADITLPTDEQSAKVMATQIMDLIDNLNG; this comes from the coding sequence ATGGCAGAAAAGCGTAATATTTTCTTAATCGGACCAATGGGCGCAGGCAAAAGCACGATTGGTCGACAACTTGCACAATTATTAAATATGGATTTCGTCGATTCAGATGGTGAAATCGAACAACGTGCTGGCGCAGATATCAGCTGGATATTTGACGTTGAAGGCGAAGCAGGTTTTCGCAAACGCGAAGAACGTATCATTAATGAATTAACGCAAAGACAAGGTATTGTACTTTCTACTGGCGGTGGAGCCGTATTATCAAAAGAAAATCGTAATCATTTATCGGCACGCGGCATTGTTATTTATTTAGAAACAACAGTTGAAAAACAATATCAACGTACACAGCGTGATAAAAAGCGCCCTTTATTGCAAGAAGTAGACGATCCTCGCCAGGTGTTGGAAGACTTAGCGAAAATTCGCAATCCTTTATATGAAGAAATTGCTGATATTACGTTGCCAACAGATGAGCAAAGCGCAAAAGTGATGGCGACACAAATTATGGATCTAATTGATAATCTTAACGGCTAA
- a CDS encoding hypothetical protein (COG0494 NTP pyrophosphohydrolases including oxidative damage repair enzymes): MTKPLVQVAAGIIRNEFGQIYLTQRLEGQDFAQALEFPGGKVDAGETPEQALKRELEEEIGIHILHATLYERFQFEYPTKRISFYFYLVDEWFGEPFGREGQEGFWLAQSELDAGQFPPANAKLIQRLLAESTME, translated from the coding sequence ATGACAAAACCTTTAGTTCAAGTTGCCGCAGGGATTATTCGTAACGAGTTTGGTCAAATTTATTTAACACAACGTTTAGAAGGTCAAGACTTTGCACAGGCTTTAGAATTTCCTGGTGGTAAGGTCGATGCTGGTGAAACGCCTGAGCAAGCATTAAAACGCGAATTGGAAGAGGAAATAGGGATTCATATTTTGCATGCGACCTTGTATGAACGTTTTCAATTTGAGTATCCAACGAAGCGCATTTCCTTTTATTTTTATTTAGTGGATGAATGGTTTGGTGAGCCTTTTGGACGTGAAGGACAAGAAGGTTTTTGGCTAGCACAAAGTGAATTGGATGCGGGGCAATTTCCGCCTGCGAATGCGAAACTTATTCAACGTTTGCTTGCAGAAAGTACGATGGAATAG